In the genome of Arachis stenosperma cultivar V10309 chromosome 6, arast.V10309.gnm1.PFL2, whole genome shotgun sequence, the window AAGTAAGAATAATAagattattaaaataaaagtgagAATAGTTATATCTGTTGGAGTTATTCAAATTCAACCATTAAAAAAAAAGCCATCAAATTTGTTACCTTCATGATCCTCGTCAACATCTCTTATTGTCACTTCCTTATTTCGATCAACATTGTGTATGAATTTTATCCTTCAAGATGATATAACTTCTCTTATTTATTTCCTTCATTCAGGGGTAACAATTGGAGGACTTATTAGCACAGGGGCACATGGGAGTTCTTGGTGGGGGAAAGGTGGTTCTGTTCATGATCATGTTGTGGGGCTCAGCATCATTGTTCCTGCTTCCAAAGCTGAAGGATATGCCAAGATTTTGAGATTGGAAGCACATGATCCATTATTCAATGCTGCCAAAGTATCGCTCGGTGTCTTGGGTGCTATCTCCAAGGTTAGTATATTATTTAtgttaggattttttttatatttaaattaattaaatataatacatTTTGAAATTCGtaatatatagaaaaattatgattttaaaTGGATGTTACACAtttcaaatataatatttttaagctggtaaaattttaaagttgtcaattttttaatttaaaatttaaataaattaaattaataatttaatttaatttaatacaaataaacgtactcatatttttatatttgtttatatattcaattttaaaaaatgtctTATCCTAAATACGAGTATCCAATTTATGTACAATCTTCGGGACATTGACATTACCCAAATGTGTAACATCAATTTAAAACGAAAATTttcacatttaaaaaaaataatttttaacaatcatttattttagtttcagcgacaataaaaataacttttaatacATTTACTGATAATATTAGTTGTCTTATATTTTGTTGCTAAAAGATTTTAGGCTTTTAGTGacaattataaatattttagtgTGTAAATTTTGGAGTAGCTACAAAATTAGTAATTACAAAACAACTCTAAAAAATTCTCAACAAATTATAAATTACATTGATAGgagaaaattaaatcaatattaattgaattaaaaaaaagtgaaaaattaCCTGCAAGTCCAGCAATTTTAAGAAGGTGCATTTGTAAGATGTTAGAGCACTAGATCAATCTCAAGCGCTCGAGCCTAAGAAGGCCAAGCTGGCATCGGATAAATAGAACGAATCGGGATGTGGCGGAGGAGATGTTGTCGGCAACGCAATGCACCTTCAGCGTCTTTTGACGGAAACGgtaagagagaggagaaaggGAATGGAGAGGCACTCGTCGATGTAGAGGTTGTGGAGATTGAAGAGCGGAGGAGGTGGAGGAAGATGTCAGGGAGGTCGAGGTGCCGATTTGGAAGGTGAAGATGACTTTTGACGACGACAATGACTGTGATCATGAACTTAGtgaaattattataaaataaattattttaataaaaataatatcgaTCATTGTATTATAGCTACTAAAAGTTTttcactaaaaatattttttttatatttttagtggcaataataataattatcattataatatataatgaccaaaaagataaaatttaaattaaaaaatagcgaCCATTATATTATTGTCGCTAAAATTaattgtttttgttatattactaattttagtaaatattatatttaattaatttaaaaaaatgatcaATTTATGTTTCATCTTTATATATGTTATGTATTAATAGGGTTATTTTTTGAAAGAAAGGTTGGgtagttaatatttaataaaaatagaaaattaattgatattaatttaaatataaaaaattacctAATATTTTTCATTACTAATATGCGAGTTCTGTCCGATTTATATTTGTGTTAATGAGGTactcataaataaaaattttatttttatttttttatacatgtaaaatttaataaatttatttaaatatataattttttgttaatgttaaatgaattgaaatattaatagactaaaattttaaaataataaatattttgaagTTGATGGAAtatttaaacataaataaacaagagtagagttttttatttttataaaagatgATGTTATTTCTTGTATTTTAAAATCTTGACTTTAACGAAAGACAACAAAAAAATCTTGACTTTAAaggtatatatatgtatatatttaaaatttaatgcgtttgaatataatataatatgaaaattttaaaatgataacattttaaatacttttatatatttattgaaataaaatatttaaacatttttactaattataatatatattagttaaatTCTGTTTTCTTAAAATCCTATTTTAAAATAGTCATACCATTTGAAAAGTGATGAGAATAGTATATTTTATCTAAATCTAGATTGAGACAACTAAGATGTCAAAAAGAATGATGCATATTCACATGTATAATTTGTACATGAATTTTTTCCTTGATTGCCGCCCCGCGTGCTATGAATAATAATTTGAGGTGTCTCGAAAGTAGGACGATAAAAAAGACAAACATCCATAATATattctctttgttttttttttttaatgaggtCTTGTctactaaataaaaaatttaatgcatTGATTCTAATTTATTTCTTGAGGGAGTATTACTTGGGAGTTGGGATCAAGCTCAAATCTAAATATAGAACCGTATCAAATTCAATAATGCAGTTTATGGAGAGTTTTATTGTTTATTGTTGAGTAGATGTCTTTGAtcatttgtttaaaaaataaaatagtttttacCATTTAAAAACTTTGATCTGattttaattattcaaataattAGTATAAGTGATCCGATCCCTAATACATTAGCAAGTCATGTTTACATAAACCATTTAATTACTTAAATGGTTGGAGATTAATTAGACTAattacttaaataattaaaaattaattaaaaattttgaattgtaAAAGATTATTTTgtctttttaataaaaaatcagagatgaaaaagatatttactttttattatttatacttATACGTTAAAACGAAAATACTACTTATctcttaaattttaatatttggtcaaccattaaatttaataatatattattttaaaatatataccAAACCAAAAATCACCAATTTTTAGTGTGATCATCCCTTTTCCAACACGTATTCATATTTTTAGTGTTTACACTTTACAGtatgattgaaaatttataGCTAGTACatatttaattttgtatttatcCTTAATAAAATGTGATGGATTAGTAATGTTATTATGAACCTGTAGGTAACATTAAGAGTGGAACCAAGGTTCAAAAGAAGCATAACCTACAATTTCACGTCCGATGTTGGTCTTGAAGATTTGTACGTAGATCATGCAAATAAATATGAGTTTGCAGACATAACTTGGTATCCATCACAGCACACTGCTGTTTATAGATATGATTCAAGGGTTCCCTTAAATACTTCCGGTAATGCAGTCTTTGACTTCATTGGATTTCAAAATAATCCAACTTCGATCTCCGAAGCAGTTCGAGCTACaggtaattaataataattcacAAAATTTTATTGGTCGTATATAGAGACTAAATGCATGCATGATGATGTGCAGAGAGTTTGTTAGAAAAAACAAGAAACACGCATGGGAAATGCTTAACAGCAGCAGCAACATTAGCATTTAAAAAAGCTACAGCAAATGGTTTAAAGAACAACGGCATTCTTTTCACCGGCTATCCTGTAATCGGTTACCAAAGCAAAATGCAAACCTCAGGTTCATGCTTATACTCCCAATCACTCCTCACATCATGTGCTTGGGATCCAAGAATCAAAGGCTTGTCCTTCTATGAATCCACAGCAATCTTTCCAGCTTCTATTTTCCGTGATTTCATCTTGGACGTGAAAAAGCTCAGAGACTTAAACCCCGAACATTTTTGTGGGGTTGACAACTATAACGGTATTCTTATACGTTATATCAAAGGGTCGGATGCATATTCAGGTCAATCTGAAGACTCTATAGTAATTGATTTCAATTATTATAGAGCTAAAGACGCATTAACTCCGCGATTAAACCAAGATATTTGGGAAGAATTGGAACAAATGGCGTTTTTTAAGTATGGGGCTAAGCCACATTGGGCTAAGAATAGGATCATTGCAttcttgggagtggataagaaGTACCCAAATTACAACAAGTTTATTGAAGCAAAACAACAATTGGATCCACAAAATGTGTTTTCTAGTAATTGGTCTGATGAAATATTGTTTGGGAAGGAATTAGAGAAGAGTGATGGATGTGCTCTTGAAGGGTTATGCATATGTAGTGAACACAGACATTGTAGCCCACAAAATGGATATTATTGTAGCCAAGGACTTGTCTATAAGGATGCTAGGGTTTGTAGATATTCAAAGTCATCTCTCCCATCTTCAGTATAGAATAAGTATAGAATAATTATACAATAAAAGTTCAGGTGCAGTTATTTCATGcaaagttgatagttgagagttTTAGTTGAGAGTTGATAGATTACAATTTAATCAAacttatcaaattatttaataatttttaattattcattCACATGAAATTATCTGCACTTAAATTTCTACTTAATTATATGAAGGATGGAAAAAGATGATGTTTGTTTATTACCaatgtatttaaaattattctgAAAAATGATACAAGTACTTTATGCAAAGTTATACAATGCATGACactcaaaaatataatttcatcAAAGTTATACTTCTTTCGATTCATGGCTTCACTGGAAAAATAATTTTCGGATAACACAAATAAATTACGTGTGGTAATGAACTCCAAAGAATCTTCAAATCTAGAATATATTGAAGGAACAATTTCTCTAGATCTAAATTATTAAACGCATGACATATATTACGGCTTTGTTAGGTAGATAATAACTTTTGTAAATAATGTGAACAATATGTTCTAAAATTGacccaataaaataaaaaaatactccaCTTCAACTTATCTCCTAAATCCTAATTATTCGCATACCTAGTGAATTGAATATCTAGTTATAGTTAATTGTGCATGAGTAAATCGAATCAAAAAGGATAATCATCCAATTAAGAATAATCAATATAATCATCTGTATACCTATAAATTAAATATCCAATATATATATCCattgttcacattatttaatattctcaTTATCTCCTTATACTTTATTCGCTGCCTTTCTTTACTTGGCCTAATTTGTCCTTGTAGTCTTGTAGTAAGATATTATAGTAGATAGATGAAGATTTTTCAAGTTACCAAAAACCTATTCCGCATTGTACTTTCTTTCTTGTACAAAGAGGAGAAAATAagaatataattttaaagacagaattaaaataaaataaaataagatatttaaaataataaaatattttaaatattgaaaaaattaaaatttaacctaaatattaaagtaatattttatCCTAATAAATAGAATGCATCATAACATTCAAATTTTATTCTGTCTAGTGTTCAAAATTTCTCAATTCCAACCTAAAATAATTGTAATGCATTGTGACATCTAAAATTCATCACTTACTCTAGCATCCACAATTCAAATCAAACATCAAACACTATACCAAAAAAAACTATGGGTGCATTTAAGTCGTGCTCTCATTTTCTATtctcatttttaatattttctataGTGAAAACAATAAAATCATTCATGGCAAGAATTATTGGCTCCATTATATACCAACTTTACTAGCCTACTAGCCATCAGTAAAAATTGGctcgtaaaaaaaaaaaaaaaactatctAAGTTACTGACAgttttgattttaataacaattaGATCGTcgataattttttagttttgggGAGATGTCAATTAGGTTATCGATAATAAAGCAGTTTGTATAGTACAAGAGAGACAGAAAGTTAGTTAGAGTTAGTATTAGTCCAAACATTTCAAATTAAATGCTAAATTCATTATCCATGAAGAATTAGGATTCAAGATACTATTCTAAGCTAATGGTTTCTCAAGTCAAAACAGAAAATGACTCACTCATGGCAAATACGAAACAtgatcaaattaaataaaagtgtaagaaaatatattgaaataaaataCCCAAACGCTATCTCAATAATGTGAATTGTATCACAACAGATGAAAGGAAAGcaaaataacattaaataaCTTAACAAACAAGGTGCTGAAAATACCATCCCCATTTGAgaaataatttcaaataaagTGCCAAAAATTGATTGAGTGAGTAGAGTGCTGATACAAGAGGCTTTATAATCTTAGCTTGCTGTACAAGAAATACAACTAAACTATAACGAACTCATCAACTAGCTTAACCAACTCTTAGTTATCATAACTAACTCTGCCAGTTGGCATAACTACCTAACCGACTTACTATCTCTATGAGCATgttttataatatattagtatttttttatccATAATGACATTacgaaaatataaatattttaaaattatattagttttgTCTTAGTATTAtagattttagtataaaaaatttataaaattaaacaacTTTTAAAAAAAGGTCGTATGAGACAGAAGTCTCCGTTGGCTAAGAAAATCAAGGTCTTtctagataaaaaaataaataaataataagatttttagttattattttcatgcggaagagtttaaatttttactaataattaattttaacattcgttatctaaaatttgaaacaacTAAACGTGTATACTTTTACATTATTTGATACATGTTAAGTCTAATGtacaaatagaaataattaatttttatgcttgctatttaaaaataatatttttttctctatgtatataaaaatataattagatattagcataaaaaatttatattgatagttataaaattaactcaaaattaattttttaaaataattgaatctTGATTCTAACTTTTAATCACAACATTAGTACTCTctctaaattatatataataaatatttgaagaaagagaagtaaaaatatagattagaaagataagtggtgaaaatttaaaattaaataaaaaatatataataatattttttatttgaattatattattttgttaattttttttagaatagaAAGATAGAAAATGAGATAAAAGAGAGAGtaagataaagaagaagaatgagagagggaatttgttaattttttgaaagaaaaaaattattttaattgtgATGACacattttgatttgtcaaattactaatataaaataaaaattataaattatatatatagtggGAAGGGtggagagaaatagaaaaaggaagagaagtaGATGAGAGAATGTAGGAATctagtttattaatttttgagaaaaatattttttcttaatcttaATAATAGAATATcatgtaatatatattttgattattaaattagttagtaatatataatatataatatagctatattttaattttaatttaattttaatataattagaGAATGTCATGTTACATATTTAAAttgtcaaatttataattagtaattaataatgatataaaagagataaaataggtaaaaaaatgaaagaaatagagatagaaaaaaaaactctttaatttaaaaaaaaattaatttcaaatacaataaaaaataacatacaacatatattaattataaaattagtaatatataataaattaagtTATCCATGGACAGATTAAACCTAATTGATGGGAGTTCTGCTGTTACACAATTATTCTGCTCTAAATTTTTCTTTGATGCTTTGGCTTCCACATGAGTGATTTTTAGAAACACATACAATATATGTTGACTCTTCACCGACCGAATTATTGACTATGTTATCAAGAATGTGAAGCATATTCCAATGTAAAAATACTATATTCTAAATTATTACTATACTTTATCAAAGTTAGTgtgattttttatatttttaaaaattatttgactaataataattttgttggATAAGTTTGTGTGTTGTTCAAATTCTTTATCAGCACCTTCTACCATAAATATCATATTAAGGTCAAATTTAAATATCATACTATTTGCAATAATAAACGcaactttttataaaatttcttgTCTTATATAATATTGTACTTGCAATGGTATTAAAGTCATGatttttgaatgatcataattaaattaatggAAGGTATATATTACAAAGAATCAAGTGCAAGTAAATGTTTTAACAGAAATAAAGAATTAATGATTTTTTCATATCTCCGTTGATTGATATTAAATGTCTTAAGAGAAACAAAGAATAAAGTACAATTAActcaattaatatatattattgttaCCGTCTACtatgttgttattattattattattattattattattattattattattattattattattattattattattattatttaatgtattcttaaatataaaaattaaattataaaatagaaTATTAAGTATTGATTACAAGAAGATCTAATAGTAAGGGATATGATATTTAATCATTAATAAGTAGAgttaataaaaatatgataaatgaaataataagaaagtgggataaaaaataaaactattattAAATGATCTAAATAaagtaaattataaaaaattttggcTAATTATGACTGAAAATTTTTGTTATCAAACTTTTCCCATGTAAATATGTAATTGTGGTTTCAATAGAAAAGCTTTAAAAAATGTTGAGTCTCTTTGGATCACCTTGTTTTAAGACCAGTGTAAATGTGTACAACAGCCATTTTAACCAAATAGTAGATAAGTaacttatttatttctttatttatttccACGAGTAAGAAATGCTTAAcatatgaaaataaaatcacaaaGACTTGATGAATGTTAaacatataattatttatgtattttttattaatttaattttttaaaattaaagaaataatttaAAGAAATCGAAAAATAACACAAAATCATGAATAAAAAGATCTGAAACTGAAAATGCATGtcattttttcttctccttgagTTCGCCACCCGCAGTAggtagttttttattttttattttttcccctTTCATTTTGCTTTAATTCTCTTGTATATTTTCCATCCGATTTTTATTGGCTGATATGTGAAATGTGAAATGATGCCTTTAAGGCGTCTCTTTTTTCCTTTGATTACATTTTTCAATTCTATCCGTTCAATTTCTTATCTATCTCAAATTCGTCTTcaactgtttttttttttatgatgagttcCCTAATTTTCCATCTAATTCCCTAATTCTAGTACTCTTAATACGAGCAATGctgtttgatttatttttcatattttgatgcttattaataatttatctaATGTTTAGTATGATTGTGatcatatatatacatacaataactt includes:
- the LOC130936358 gene encoding L-gulonolactone oxidase 3-like; its protein translation is MDSFSFTFLIWCLLAFNHILPLTIQTIEARIPESPLQCNQTFCILHNSYGKWGDRKDCYALNATYPTTEQELHVAVSFAVEHNLKAKVVTKFSHTIPKLACPDQAVQNSFVISTERYNRQIQIDVANSVVTVDAGVGLRQLIDAVEASGFSLVASPYWEGVTIGGLISTGAHGSSWWGKGGSVHDHVVGLSIIVPASKAEGYAKILRLEAHDPLFNAAKVSLGVLGAISKVTLRVEPRFKRSITYNFTSDVGLEDLYVDHANKYEFADITWYPSQHTAVYRYDSRVPLNTSGNAVFDFIGFQNNPTSISEAVRATESLLEKTRNTHGKCLTAAATLAFKKATANGLKNNGILFTGYPVIGYQSKMQTSGSCLYSQSLLTSCAWDPRIKGLSFYESTAIFPASIFRDFILDVKKLRDLNPEHFCGVDNYNGILIRYIKGSDAYSGQSEDSIVIDFNYYRAKDALTPRLNQDIWEELEQMAFFKYGAKPHWAKNRIIAFLGVDKKYPNYNKFIEAKQQLDPQNVFSSNWSDEILFGKELEKSDGCALEGLCICSEHRHCSPQNGYYCSQGLVYKDARVCRYSKSSLPSSV